The genomic DNA TGCCCAAAAAAATAAAACGCCTTTGAAATATGCATGTTCCGGCCTTTCCCCTAATGGTTGTGTAGTGTGTGTGCCCGTGACTTGACGCGAGGAATGGGGCAAGATATCATTTGATTCCTCATAATCCCCAGAATAATGTCCCTTACCGAAGGTGGAGGGTGACATGAAGGCTAGAAACGGATTTGTCTCTCTGTTACGTCCTGACTGGCCGGCTCCCTTTTTATGTGCAAAAAAAGAGAAACCTgcgaagaaagaaagaacccccccaccccctctcACAGCAGCCTGGCCTTCCCCGGCGAAGGTCAGTCTCCTAAAAGGGGGCAGAACGCGGAAGGACGCGTTCGGCACTCTAAACCGGCGCGCCCCCCGCTGTCGCTTTCGCCTTCTCAGCGGCAGCTTTTTGCGAGTCGATGACAACCTGGAGCTCGGGAGGGGCCTTGAAGCCGGCGTGGTCCTGGTGGCGCTTGTAAAAGTAGTTGTCGGCTTTGGGGCGCAGCTCGGCAGGGAGCTCCTCAAGGACGCACtcgaggatggcgtcgaTGGACTGTTGCTTTGAGCCGTCGCGGTGCCAGATGGAGATGAGGTGTGAGTTGAAGCGCACCGACAGGCCGACGCCGCAGATCTGGTCGTCTGAGAAGAGGGTTATTAGCAACTTTGTCACCATGTGCGGAGGGGGGCAGACCTACTGTCGTCCAGCACACTCTGCAGCTTCTCGCCAATGGCCAGCAGCTGCACGCGGGTCCACACATCGGGACCAATGTTCTTGGGCACGCGGAAGGTccaggcgccgccgttgatgtTGCGACGGTCCTCCCAGATGGGCTTAAAGCCCTGCTTGAAGAGGTAGATGGACTCGCGCATCTTGATCTGGTCGACAGGGGTATTGTTGTTGTACTTCCAAAAGTCCTGGACAGACTCGATCTGCGAGCCGAGCTGCTCCAGCTGCACCTTGTactcttcatcgtcggctGCCTTTTGCTGGTCTTTCGATTGCCTGGAGAAGGGTCGAAAGTCAGTTGGCTGCAGCTTCAGGGGTTCGAACGATTGCGGTAGGGGGAGGATGTCGCAAAGAACGAGaggtgggggggggacgCATCTGCGTAGTGTCACAGTACGGACTTACTTGTCAAAGTAGACGTTCCAGTAGTGCTGTGTCGGTAGGGGGCGCATGGCCTTGAGGAAGTTTCGCTTCGCATCGTCACGCTGGTCGGCCGGGGAGCTGACGCTGGGCGAGTTGGGATCGGTGGTGCTCTGGGAGAGTCCCGAGAGGCCACG from Colletotrichum higginsianum IMI 349063 chromosome 3, whole genome shotgun sequence includes the following:
- a CDS encoding Eukaryotic initiation factor 4E, with the protein product MAARPALFTRGLSGLSQSTTDPNSPSVSSPADQRDDAKRNFLKAMRPLPTQHYWNVYFDKQSKDQQKAADDEEYKVQLEQLGSQIESVQDFWKYNNNTPVDQIKMRESIYLFKQGFKPIWEDRRNINGGAWTFRVPKNIGPDVWTRVQLLAIGEKLQSVLDDNDQICGVGLSVRFNSHLISIWHRDGSKQQSIDAILECVLEELPAELRPKADNYFYKRHQDHAGFKAPPELQVVIDSQKAAAEKAKATAGGAPV